The Clostridium aceticum genomic interval TTGTTTGAATACGGCCGCTTTTCATTAAGCTTGTTACTAAGTTTCTTAGCATTAAGTCTCTATGAGCACTTACACGACCTAATTTTCTATATCCAGCCATAACTATCCCTCCTTACTACTAGTTACTCATCACTAGGTTTTAATCCTAAGCCTAATTCTTCTAATTTCTTCTGTACTTCTTCAAGAGACTTCTTACCTAGGTTTCTAACCTTCATCATATCTTCTTCTGATTTCATCGTTAGCTCTTGGACAGTATTAATACCAGCTCGTTTTAGACAATTATAGGATCGAACAGATAAATCTAATTCCTCGATTGTCATTTCAAGCATCTTTTCCTTCTTATCTTCTTCCTTGTGCACCATGATTTCAACATCATTAACATGCTCTGTTAGAGTAATAAATAGGTTAAGATGTTCATTCATGATTTTAGCAGCTAACGAAATAGACTCGTCTGGTTTAATACTGCCATCTGTAAATACTTCGATAATCAACTTATCGTAGTCAGTCATTTGACCTACTCTGGTATTTTCTACAGAATAGCTTACTTTCTTTACAGGAGTAAATATTGAATCAACAGGTAGAACGCCTATGGGCATTCCTGAAGTTTTATTGTTTTCAGCAGAGATATATCCTCTTCCCTTAGACACATTGATTTCCATCATAAACTTAGCATCTGTATCCAATGTTGCAATATAAAGATCAGGGTTTAGTATTTCTACATCTGCGTCTGCAATAATGTCACCAGCAGTAATAACGCCCTCACCTTCAGCTTCGATCCTGATGGTTTTAGGCTCTTCACCGTGTAGCTTTAAAGATAAGCTCTTTAAATTTAAGATGATTTCTGTTACATCTTCCTTCACACCTGGAACCGTAGAAAATTCATGCAGTACACCATCTATTTTAATAGAAGTCACAGCAGCTCCCGGTAAAGATGATAACATAATTCTTCTAAGGGAATTACCTAATGTTGTACCGTAACCTCTTTCTAGAGGCTCTACCACAAATTTACCATAAGAAAAGTCCTCGCTTAACTCAGTAACTTCTACTTTAGGTTTTTCCATTTCTATCATTTAATTAAACCCTCCTTTTAATATCTTCTCTACTATATTGAGGGTAACTGATTCTAATCATTTATTATCTAGAATATAACTCAATAATTAAGTTTTCTGCAATTGGTATGTCTATGTCTTCTCTTGTAGGCAGTGAAACAATTTTTCCCTCTAATTTATCAACATCAGCACTTAACCAATGTGGTACTGTTCCTTTAAAGACTTCTTTAACTTCTTTAAAGTGAGGAGAATTTTTAGATACTTCACTTACTTGAATCACATCTCCAACCTTTACAATGTAAGAAGGAACATCTAGCTTTTTACCATTAATGATAAAGTGACCGTGTGTTACTAACTGTCTTGCCTGCGGTCTTGATGAAGCAAGGCCAAGTCTATAAACTACATTATCTAATCTAGTTTCTAGTAGTCTTAACAGATTCTCACCTGTAATACCTGATTGCTTTTCAGCAATTTCAAAGTAATTTCTAAATTGAGCTTCTAATACACCATAGAATCTTTTTGCCTTTTGCTTCTCTCTTAACTGCATACCGTAGTTAGAAAGCTTTCTTTTGTTTTGCCCATGTTGACCTGGTGCAAAGTTTCTTCTTGTAATAGCACATTTATCTGTATAGCATCTTTCGCCTTTTAGATACAGTTTTAATCCTTCACGACGACATAATCTACATACCGCCTCTGTATATCTTGCCATTTTAGCACCTCCTAATCCTTTGAATCTTTATTATACTCTTCTACGTTTTGGTGGTCTGCATCCATTATGAGGTACTGGAGTTACGTCTTTAATCATAGTAACTTCAAGACCTGTTGCTTGTAATGAACGGATAGCAGCTTCTCTACCTGCTCCTGGTCCTTTAACAAATACTTCTACTGTTTTTAATCCATGTTCCATAGCAGACTTAGCTGCAGTTTCAGCAGCCATTTGTGCAGCAAATGGAGTAGACTTTCTTGATCCTTTAAAGCCCAACTGTCCTGCACTAGCCCATGCGATTGTGTTGCCTTGTGTATCAGTTAGCGTAACAATAGAGTTGTTAAAAGTTGATTGAATATGCGCTTGACCGCGTTCAATATTTTTACGTTCTCTTTTTTTACGAGTCGTTTTTCTTTTCGCTACTTTTGCCATTCTTTCGCCCCTCCTTACCTATTTCTTTTTCTTACGTCCGACGGTTTTCTTAGGACCTTTTCTAGTACGAGCGTTTGTCTTAGTTTTTTGTCCTCTTACAGGCAATCCTTTAATATGACGGATTCCTCTATAGCATCTAATTTCTTTTAATCTCTTGATGTTTAAAGAAATTTCTCTTCTTAAATCCCCTTCAACCTGATGACTTTCATCAATAGCTTTTCTTAATGCATTGACTTCTTCTTCTGTTAAGTTCTTTACTCTTGTATCAGGGTTAACACCAGCAGTAGCTAATATATCATTAGAAGTTTTTCTGCCAATACCATATATATAAGTTAAGCCAATTTCTACTCTTTTATCTCTTGGTAAGTCAACACCAGCAATTCTGGCCATAGTAATTTACACCTCCTAATTCTCTTGGTACATAGTGATCATATAACTAACTATTTACTTTCTTATATGCAAGTTTCTTATATGCAAAGTATATTAAAATTTATTCTTTAGAGATCAGTAAAAAACTGATGCAGCCGCTCTAAAAAATGAATTACCACAATGTTATATTATACTATAAAACTTATAAAAAAACTAGTATTTTGTTATCCTTGTTTTTGCTTATGTTTTGGATTTTCACAGATTACCATTACTTTCCCTTTTCTTTTGATAATCTTGCATTTTTCGCAAATTGGTTTAACTGATGGTCTAACCTTCATTGTTATTCCTCCTTCAAGTAGAACACCTAAAAATTAACACTTTATTACAACCTACTTTTTCCGCCATGTTATTCTACCACGAGTTAAGTCATAAGGAGACAATTCTACTGTAACTTTATCGCCTGGTAAAATTTTGATAAAATGCATTCTTAACTTTCCAGATATATGAGCTAGAATCTCATGACCATTTTCAAGGTGTACAATAAACATAGCATTCGGTAGAGCTTCTTTCACTATACCTTCTACTTCAATTACATCTTGTTTAGACATGCGGCAATCAAACCTCCATTCTCAACCTAGGCATTTACACCTAGTCTTTCAAGCTCTCTTCTTATAAAAGCATTGCTTACTTTTTTATTATTTATAACCCGATCCTTCGTCTCTGCAGATATAATACCGAGCTTAACCAGATGCTTCAACTTTTTCTTCTTAGGTTTATCTGTTTTCCTAACATCGCCGTCTACAATTAGGACATATTCTTTATCAACTTTTTCTAAAACAATAAAGAATTTTCCTTTATCTCTTCCTTGAGTGGACTTTACTACTTGACCTATATTTATATCGCCTTGCTCCACGAAATGTCACCTCATTTACCTAGACTACAGAACCGTCAAGATTTCAGGTTCTCCTTTTGTAATAGCGATAGTATGTTCATAATGAGCAGAGTATTTCCCATCCAGTGTTATCACAGTCCATCCATCAGATAACACCTTCACTTCGTAGGTTCCTGCGTTGATCATCGGTTCTATAGCTAAAACCATCCCACTTTGAAGTCTTGGCCCTTTTCCCGGCGGTCCATAGTTTGGTACCTGGGGTTCTTCATGCATCTTTGTGCCGATGCCATGACCTACATAGTTTCTAACAACAGAAAATCCTTCTTTCTCTACGTAAGTTTGAATAGCATGAGAAATATCCGATAACCGGTTCCCTTCAAAGGCATATTTCAGTCCTTCGTAAAAGCTTTCTCTGGTTATCTTTATTAATTTTTCTGCCTCTTCACTAATCTTTCCAACAGCATGAGTCTTGGCAGCATCTCCATAATAACCTTCATAAAGTGCACCAATATCTATACTAATAATATCGCCATCTTCTAATCTTTTTAATCCAGGAATTCCATGCACTACTTCGTGATTGATTGACGTACATATACTAGCTGGAAAACCTCCATATCCTTTGAAGGCAGGAGTAGCACCTCTTTTTCTTATATGTTCTTCTGCTATAGTATCTAATTCCTTTGTTGTTACTCCTGGTTTAATTGCCTCTTTCAATAGCTCATGAGCTTCTGCTACAATTTTTCCAGCCCTACGCATTATTTCAATTTCCTGACGAGACTTCATGTAGATCATTAGGATCTTCTCCCCAAAGCATCAACAATCTCTTTAGAAACTATCGCTATATCTTGGTCGCCATTGATTACCATCAATAGGTCTCTTTCTTGATAATATTGAATTAATGGTTGAGTTTCTTTAAGATACACTTCTATTCTTTTAGAAACTGTTTCCTCAGTATCGTCTTCTCTTTGATATAACTTGCCACCACATTGGTCACATAGCTCACCCTTTGAAGAAGGGTTGAACTCTAAGTGATAAGTAGCTCCACACTCTTTGCAGATTCTTCTCCCCACTGCTCTTCTAACAAGTTTATCTTTATCTACTTCTATATTGATAACACGATCTAAAGAAATATCCATTTTTACTAATGCATTATCTAAAGCTTCTGCTTGAGGAACTGTCCTTGGAAAACCGTCTAATAAAAACCCATTCTTGCAGTCTTCTTGTTTTAAACGATCCTCTACGATTGCTACAACAAGTTCATCCGGTACTAAAAGACCTTGATCCATGTAAATTTTTGCTTTTTTTCCTAAGTCGGTTCCCTGCTTAATATTATATCTAAAAATATCCCCTGTTGAAATGTGGGGTACATGAAATTCATTTACAATGACCGACGCTTGAGTGCCTTTACCGGCCCCTGGTGGTCCTAGTAAAATTGTTCTCATTTCACCATCTCCTGGAGTAGATTTTGATGATATCATGGGGATTGGTTCCCCATGACAGATACCTCTTTACTAGTTACTTTAAAAATCCTTGATAATGTCTCATTAGCATTTGCGCCTCTACCTGTTTCATCGTTTCCAATGCTACCCCAACCACAATCAATATGGATGTTCCTCCAAAAGCGATAGGCATTCCTAGTAAGTTTAGGAATAGTGTTGGCAGTATAGCAATAACTGCTAGGAAAACTGCTCCAGCTAGAGTGATTCTATTTAATACCTTTGTTAAATAATCAGAAGTTGGTTTTCCAGGTCGAATTCCTGGAATGAAACCACCATTTTTCTTCATATTTGTAGCTACTTCAACTGGATTAAATGTGACTGCCGTATAGAAATAAGTAAAGAAAATAATCAGCAGTGCACTTAATAGGTTATAGATAAATATGCCCGGTCTTCCACTTGGAGATAACCATCTAGCTACAAATAAAGCAAAGCCACTAGTTTCACCTACAAAGAAAGCAATCGTCTGTGGAAAAGCTAATAGTGACATTGCAAAGATCACTGGAATTACTCCTGATTGATTCACCTTCAAAGGAATATGGGAACTTTGTCCACCATACATCTTTCTGCCCACAACTCTTTTTGCATACTGTACTGGAATTTTCCTAGTACCTTCCTGTATAGCAACTACACCAGCAACAATAGCTAATGCAATCACCACAAACAGAATAA includes:
- the rpsK gene encoding 30S ribosomal protein S11, which encodes MAKVAKRKTTRKKRERKNIERGQAHIQSTFNNSIVTLTDTQGNTIAWASAGQLGFKGSRKSTPFAAQMAAETAAKSAMEHGLKTVEVFVKGPGAGREAAIRSLQATGLEVTMIKDVTPVPHNGCRPPKRRRV
- the rpmJ gene encoding 50S ribosomal protein L36, with the translated sequence MKVRPSVKPICEKCKIIKRKGKVMVICENPKHKQKQG
- the secY gene encoding preprotein translocase subunit SecY, whose translation is MISTLKNAWKIPELRSRILYTFMMLLVFRLGSVIPVPGVNIAYVRNIVENAGLLAMFDMFSGGAFGNMTIFALSITPYITASIIMQLLTIAIPSLEEMAKEGEEGRKKIAQYTRYGTVILALIQATGISVGLFRGALISRDTFSIIVVVLTLTAGTAFLMWLGEQITEKGVGNGISLLIFAGIVSRIPDGVYRTFVLTRQGEISPITIILFVVIALAIVAGVVAIQEGTRKIPVQYAKRVVGRKMYGGQSSHIPLKVNQSGVIPVIFAMSLLAFPQTIAFFVGETSGFALFVARWLSPSGRPGIFIYNLLSALLIIFFTYFYTAVTFNPVEVATNMKKNGGFIPGIRPGKPTSDYLTKVLNRITLAGAVFLAVIAILPTLFLNLLGMPIAFGGTSILIVVGVALETMKQVEAQMLMRHYQGFLK
- the rpsM gene encoding 30S ribosomal protein S13 — translated: MARIAGVDLPRDKRVEIGLTYIYGIGRKTSNDILATAGVNPDTRVKNLTEEEVNALRKAIDESHQVEGDLRREISLNIKRLKEIRCYRGIRHIKGLPVRGQKTKTNARTRKGPKKTVGRKKKK
- the map gene encoding type I methionyl aminopeptidase, with amino-acid sequence MIYMKSRQEIEIMRRAGKIVAEAHELLKEAIKPGVTTKELDTIAEEHIRKRGATPAFKGYGGFPASICTSINHEVVHGIPGLKRLEDGDIISIDIGALYEGYYGDAAKTHAVGKISEEAEKLIKITRESFYEGLKYAFEGNRLSDISHAIQTYVEKEGFSVVRNYVGHGIGTKMHEEPQVPNYGPPGKGPRLQSGMVLAIEPMINAGTYEVKVLSDGWTVITLDGKYSAHYEHTIAITKGEPEILTVL
- a CDS encoding KOW domain-containing protein gives rise to the protein MEQGDINIGQVVKSTQGRDKGKFFIVLEKVDKEYVLIVDGDVRKTDKPKKKKLKHLVKLGIISAETKDRVINNKKVSNAFIRRELERLGVNA
- the infA gene encoding translation initiation factor IF-1 — encoded protein: MSKQDVIEVEGIVKEALPNAMFIVHLENGHEILAHISGKLRMHFIKILPGDKVTVELSPYDLTRGRITWRKK
- a CDS encoding DNA-directed RNA polymerase subunit alpha yields the protein MIEMEKPKVEVTELSEDFSYGKFVVEPLERGYGTTLGNSLRRIMLSSLPGAAVTSIKIDGVLHEFSTVPGVKEDVTEIILNLKSLSLKLHGEEPKTIRIEAEGEGVITAGDIIADADVEILNPDLYIATLDTDAKFMMEINVSKGRGYISAENNKTSGMPIGVLPVDSIFTPVKKVSYSVENTRVGQMTDYDKLIIEVFTDGSIKPDESISLAAKIMNEHLNLFITLTEHVNDVEIMVHKEEDKKEKMLEMTIEELDLSVRSYNCLKRAGINTVQELTMKSEEDMMKVRNLGKKSLEEVQKKLEELGLGLKPSDE
- the rpsD gene encoding 30S ribosomal protein S4, producing MARYTEAVCRLCRREGLKLYLKGERCYTDKCAITRRNFAPGQHGQNKRKLSNYGMQLREKQKAKRFYGVLEAQFRNYFEIAEKQSGITGENLLRLLETRLDNVVYRLGLASSRPQARQLVTHGHFIINGKKLDVPSYIVKVGDVIQVSEVSKNSPHFKEVKEVFKGTVPHWLSADVDKLEGKIVSLPTREDIDIPIAENLIIELYSR
- a CDS encoding adenylate kinase, which codes for MRTILLGPPGAGKGTQASVIVNEFHVPHISTGDIFRYNIKQGTDLGKKAKIYMDQGLLVPDELVVAIVEDRLKQEDCKNGFLLDGFPRTVPQAEALDNALVKMDISLDRVINIEVDKDKLVRRAVGRRICKECGATYHLEFNPSSKGELCDQCGGKLYQREDDTEETVSKRIEVYLKETQPLIQYYQERDLLMVINGDQDIAIVSKEIVDALGRRS